The Mesorhizobium sp. M1D.F.Ca.ET.043.01.1.1 genome contains a region encoding:
- a CDS encoding NAD(P)-dependent oxidoreductase codes for MPHYERILITGAAGRLGSVLRKGLVPLAKTIRVAGREPFSDLAPHEEEAVFDLADMEATIAATKDCDAIVHFGGAPLECEWQKILDSSIRGSYHIYEGARKHGVKRVVYASSVHAIGYHEIEAHIGVDAPVRPDSLYGVSKNFVESLSRLYWDKFGIETVCLRIFSSFPEPADRRMLWSYLSFADCVRLVEASLTAPRVGHTISFGVSNNKLKMVDNSGADHLGFVAHDSAEPFRAAVEAKTPVPDPTKPSVKYLGGWFCELGHPDDKPA; via the coding sequence ATGCCGCATTACGAACGTATCCTGATCACCGGCGCCGCCGGCCGCCTCGGCTCGGTGTTGCGCAAGGGGCTGGTCCCGCTGGCAAAGACAATTCGAGTGGCGGGGCGTGAACCGTTCTCCGATCTCGCGCCGCACGAGGAAGAAGCGGTGTTCGATCTCGCCGACATGGAGGCGACGATCGCGGCGACCAAGGACTGCGACGCGATCGTGCATTTCGGCGGCGCGCCGCTCGAATGTGAGTGGCAAAAAATCCTCGATTCCAGCATCCGCGGCTCCTACCACATCTATGAAGGCGCGCGGAAACACGGCGTGAAGCGCGTCGTCTATGCGTCCTCCGTGCATGCCATCGGCTATCACGAGATCGAGGCGCATATCGGCGTCGACGCGCCGGTGCGCCCCGACAGCCTCTATGGGGTGTCGAAGAATTTCGTCGAGAGCCTCAGCCGGCTCTATTGGGACAAGTTCGGCATCGAGACCGTGTGCCTGCGCATCTTCTCGTCCTTCCCGGAACCCGCCGACCGCCGCATGCTGTGGTCCTATCTCTCCTTCGCCGACTGCGTGCGTCTGGTCGAGGCATCGTTGACCGCGCCACGCGTCGGCCACACGATCTCGTTCGGCGTCTCCAACAACAAGCTGAAGATGGTCGACAACAGCGGCGCGGACCATTTGGGATTCGTCGCGCATGACAGTGCAGAGCCATTCCGCGCCGCCGTCGAGGCGAAGACGCCCGTTCCCGACCCGACCAAGCCGTCGGTGAAATATCTCGGCGGCTGGTTCTGCGAACTTGGGCACCCCGACGACAAGCCGGCGTGA
- a CDS encoding pyridoxal phosphate-dependent aminotransferase yields the protein MSYLASRLSVVKPSASMAASQAAKALRAKGVDVIDLGLGEPDFPTPLHIIDAAHFAAKAGQTLYTASAGTLEVREAVAGKFRRENGLDYVADDIVVANGAKQIIFNALMATLESGDEAILPAPYFVSYPEMVKLLGGTPVVVECPETTGFRLTPALLEKAITPRTKWLFLNMPGNPSGAVYSEADLKALGTVLAKHPQVLILSDEIYEHILFDGREFVSFGKACPGLKDRTLIVNGVSKSYAMTGWRVGYAAGPAPLIKAMSTIQSQSCTSVCSIAQAATVAALNGPQDEVARFRQAFEARRDLVVDGIRKINDLTLSPPDGAFYAYIGCASLIGRKTRKGAVLEDDATVANYLLNEGRVASVPGVAYGLSPYFRISTATSEEVLTEAIARINAAVAQVE from the coding sequence ATGAGTTATCTTGCCTCGCGCTTGTCGGTGGTGAAGCCTTCGGCCTCAATGGCGGCATCGCAGGCCGCCAAGGCGTTGCGCGCCAAGGGGGTCGACGTGATCGACCTCGGGCTCGGCGAGCCCGATTTCCCGACCCCGCTTCACATCATCGATGCCGCCCATTTCGCCGCGAAAGCGGGACAGACGCTCTACACCGCTTCGGCGGGCACGCTTGAGGTGCGTGAGGCGGTGGCCGGCAAGTTCCGGCGCGAGAACGGACTCGACTATGTGGCCGACGATATCGTTGTCGCCAACGGCGCCAAGCAGATCATCTTCAACGCGCTGATGGCGACGCTGGAGAGCGGCGACGAGGCGATCCTGCCGGCCCCCTACTTCGTTTCCTATCCGGAGATGGTGAAGCTGCTCGGCGGCACCCCGGTCGTCGTCGAATGCCCGGAAACCACCGGTTTCCGATTAACGCCGGCGCTGCTGGAAAAAGCGATCACGCCAAGGACAAAGTGGCTTTTCCTCAACATGCCCGGGAACCCGTCTGGCGCGGTCTATTCCGAGGCCGATCTCAAGGCACTAGGCACTGTGCTGGCGAAGCATCCGCAGGTGCTGATCCTCTCCGACGAGATCTACGAGCACATTCTCTTCGACGGACGCGAATTCGTGTCCTTCGGCAAGGCCTGTCCCGGGCTCAAGGACCGGACATTGATTGTCAATGGCGTGTCGAAATCCTATGCCATGACCGGCTGGCGCGTCGGCTATGCGGCCGGACCGGCGCCGCTCATCAAAGCGATGTCGACGATCCAAAGCCAGTCCTGCACGTCGGTGTGCTCGATCGCCCAGGCAGCGACCGTCGCGGCGCTCAACGGCCCGCAGGACGAGGTGGCGCGTTTCCGCCAAGCCTTCGAGGCGCGCCGCGACCTGGTCGTCGACGGCATCCGCAAGATCAACGACCTGACGCTGTCGCCGCCGGACGGCGCTTTCTACGCCTATATCGGCTGCGCCAGCCTGATCGGCCGCAAGACGCGCAAGGGCGCCGTGCTGGAGGATGATGCGACCGTGGCAAACTATCTTCTGAACGAAGGCCGGGTGGCGTCGGTGCCCGGCGTCGCCTATGGACTGTCACCCTATTTCCGCATCTCGACCGCGACCAGCGAAGAGGTGCTGACCGAGGCGATCGCGCGGATCAACGCCGCCGTCGCGCAAGTGGAGTAG
- a CDS encoding hydantoinase B/oxoprolinase family protein, with translation MSDPGTNSIGEIRMQVMWNRLISVVEEQALTLLRTAFSTSVRESGDLSAGVFDPRGQMLAQAVTGTPGHVNTMAEAVLHFMNEIPREDMFEGDTYVTNDPWQGTGHLHDITMVSPSFLNGKLVAFFACTAHVVDVGGRGFGADGKSVYEEGIQIPIMKFAEKGKINLDLVRILRANVREPNQVVGDFYSLAACNEVGHRRLVDMMKEIGLTSLDGLGEFIFSRTRDAMLERIKALPKGSWSNELVTDGYDEPVRLAATVSVRDDHVEVDFTGTDPMSRWGINCPIIYSKAYACYALKCVVAPDIPNNAASLAFFTVSSPVNILNAVRPAPVALRHIFGHMVPDLVLGAISQALPGKILAEGAGALWNIHISVRPVAGSSGRRAEVLMFNSGGMGARPGLDGLSATAFPSGVHTMPIEATEHTGPIVIWRKELRPDSGGDGEFRGGLGQIIEIAAIEGHEFDFSAMFDRVNHPPRGRNGGKPGIAGVVKLDDGTKMRPKGWQHVPAGRRLILELPGGGGYGDPLKRSAAAQADDRSKGYISENDR, from the coding sequence ATGAGCGACCCAGGCACGAACAGCATTGGCGAAATCCGCATGCAGGTCATGTGGAACCGATTGATCTCGGTGGTCGAGGAGCAGGCGCTCACCTTGCTGCGCACCGCCTTCTCGACCTCGGTGCGCGAATCCGGAGATCTGTCGGCCGGCGTGTTCGACCCGCGCGGCCAGATGCTGGCGCAGGCCGTGACCGGCACGCCCGGCCACGTCAACACCATGGCCGAGGCCGTGCTGCATTTCATGAACGAAATCCCGCGCGAGGACATGTTCGAGGGCGACACCTATGTCACCAACGATCCCTGGCAGGGCACGGGCCATCTGCACGACATCACCATGGTGTCGCCGTCGTTCCTCAACGGCAAACTGGTGGCGTTCTTCGCCTGCACGGCGCATGTCGTGGATGTCGGCGGGCGCGGTTTCGGCGCCGACGGCAAGTCGGTCTATGAGGAAGGCATCCAGATTCCGATCATGAAGTTCGCGGAGAAGGGCAAGATCAATCTCGACCTGGTCAGGATCCTGCGCGCCAATGTCCGGGAGCCGAACCAGGTCGTCGGTGATTTCTACTCGCTCGCCGCCTGCAACGAAGTCGGCCACCGCCGCCTCGTCGACATGATGAAGGAGATCGGCCTGACCTCGCTCGACGGGCTCGGCGAGTTCATCTTCTCGCGCACCCGCGACGCCATGCTCGAACGCATCAAGGCGCTGCCCAAGGGCAGCTGGTCGAACGAGCTGGTGACCGACGGTTACGACGAGCCGGTCAGGCTCGCGGCCACGGTTTCGGTCCGCGACGACCATGTCGAAGTCGATTTCACCGGCACCGATCCGATGAGCCGCTGGGGCATCAACTGCCCTATCATCTACAGCAAGGCCTATGCCTGTTACGCGCTGAAATGCGTCGTGGCGCCGGACATTCCCAACAACGCCGCCTCGCTTGCCTTCTTCACCGTGTCCTCTCCGGTCAACATCCTGAACGCCGTGCGGCCGGCGCCGGTGGCGCTGAGACACATCTTCGGCCACATGGTTCCCGATCTCGTGCTCGGCGCGATCTCTCAGGCTTTGCCGGGCAAGATCCTCGCCGAGGGCGCAGGCGCTCTGTGGAACATCCACATCTCGGTTCGCCCGGTCGCGGGCAGCTCGGGCCGCCGCGCCGAGGTGCTGATGTTCAACTCCGGCGGCATGGGTGCACGCCCCGGGCTCGACGGCTTGTCGGCGACGGCCTTTCCGTCAGGCGTGCACACGATGCCGATCGAGGCGACGGAGCACACCGGGCCGATCGTCATCTGGCGCAAGGAACTGCGCCCGGACTCAGGCGGCGACGGCGAATTCCGCGGCGGCCTGGGGCAGATCATCGAGATCGCAGCAATCGAGGGACACGAGTTCGACTTCTCGGCCATGTTCGACCGCGTCAACCATCCACCGCGGGGACGCAATGGCGGCAAGCCCGGCATCGCCGGCGTGGTCAAGCTCGATGACGGCACGAAGATGCGACCGAAGGGCTGGCAGCATGTGCCGGCCGGGCGTCGGCTGATCCTCGAACTGCCGGGCGGTGGCGGCTATGGCGATCCGTTGAAGCGCAGCGCCGCCGCGCAGGCCGACGACCGATCCAAAGGATACATCTCGGAGAACGACAGATGA